CCTTCGCCAGTCATCTATCTCAAAATACTTAGATAGGATCCAGCTGCGGCATTGTTCAAATTGTACTTGAGTTAAAGTcatactctttccagtacttAGAGGCATCTCATCTGCAAACTCATAGTCATCATCTAAAAAATCCCGTCGAGTATGTTTATGAGTACCATCACCATCATCTGACATGCCATCCATAAAAAATAAGCTAGCTTCTCGCAACGAATATCCTCTCGCAATGCATCCCTCAATGTACCTTTTATTGCGCACCAACCCTTTAAATCCTTTCATTAACCTACAAAGAATAGTAAAGTGTAGAAGCTGTCAAGGCCTTATCAAGCATGATTCTTATACTAAGTTGTCAACTtcataaaatttcagaagaaaaaaacttcaaaTATAAACTAATCATGGCAGCACAATAAACAAAATTGCTAAACAGGGGAAATAGTCAAGTGGTAAATTTACCTCTCAAAGGGGTACATCCACCTAAATCTGACCGGACCGCAGATTAAAGCTTCATCTGCCAGATGAATCATCAGGTGGATACTAATGACAAagaaggatggaggaaagtatttttCTAGAACACACATCGCCTCCACCAAACTAGCTTTAGCTTGTAAAAGATGCTCTCTGTTAATAACCTTCGCACATAAGATATTGAAAAATAAACTAATCCGGAGAAGAGCAACTCGCAGATCTTTAGGAAATGAAGTTGCAGTATGAACAAGCAGTGGAAACAAAGACTGCATCATAACATGgtaatcatgagactttaaaTTATTCAACTCCGGTGGATTTATACCAACGTTGTTGCGAAGATTGGAACAGAAATTTGAAGGCACCCTTAAATTCTTCAAAACTGTACAGAAAGCAACTTTTTCATCCTTTGTTAAGGCAAAAGACCCATCTTCCATTGTTGTCTTGcccgtgttgtcatcctctttcaACCATAACCGCTTTTTAATCCCCATAGCTTCCATATCTTTACGTGCATTAAGACCATATTTTGACTTGCTATTTCCCAATACAGTATTAACAATGTGCTCAGTTATATTCTTCTCGGTATGCATCACATCTATACAGTGACGAACTGTGTTCGCTCCCCAATACGGCAAATCATAAAGAATAGACCTTCGAGAAAATAAAGAGTGATCGGAAATTTCTTCATCAGCATACCCTTCAGTCcctcttttacgtttctttgatggtggttttcctttaccctgttttcttttcaaattagCTACCATCTCTTGAACTTGCAATCATGTTAGTGTCCATGGAGCTTTACCATGCTCAACTCCTCCACTGAAGTTTGTTTTATCATCTCTAAACTTGTGTTTCGTTGGCAGCCATCTTCGATGTACCATATAACACAACTTCTTACTATATGGCAGCCACTCAGCATCTGTTTCTTCTCCACAACTTGGACAAGAAAAATACCCATGAGTTACACATCTAGAAAGAGTCCCTAATGCTGGAAAATCATGAATTGCCCATAACAACCTAGCTCTCATCAGAAATTCAGAACCGGTGAAGCTATCGAAAGTCATAACACCATCATTCCATaactctttcaactcttcaatcaATGGTTGTAAGTAAACATCGATATCTTTACCTGGTGCTCTCGGGCCTGATATCAACAAACATAACATAGAAAACTCCCTCTTCATACCCATCGAAGGAGGAAGATTATACGGACAGAGAATTACCGGCCAACAGCTGTAATTGAGACCAAAGCATCCATTGGGGTTGAAGCCATCAGTTGCTATACCAAGAGTAACATTCCGTGCTTCCTTAGAAAACTCTGGAAAAAAACTATCCGCACAACGCCAAGCTGAAGAATCAACGGGATGACGCATTACATTGATATCTTTCTGTGCTCTAAAATGCCAAAGCATCGCCTATGCTATCCATGGTATACTATAAAATCTTTTCAACCTTGCAATTATTGGAAAGTGTCTCAACGTATTCTTCGCAACTTGAGTAAGTTTTCTCTCATCATTGAAAACTCTTACATACCGCGGTTCTTGACATACAGGGCACTTCAGCAATGAACTCTTATTCTTCCAATAGAGTATACAATCGTTCACGCAAGCATCGTAAGTTACATAATCCATCCCCAACTCTTGAATTATCTTCTTGACATCTGGAAACTTACTTGGCAGGGTGTTTTCTTCGGGAAGCAACTCTTTTATCAATTCTAACATTGCAGTCATACCATTATCTGAAATCGCATACTGAGTCTTTATGTTGTTCACCATTATCGCTACATACAACGCCGACTTTCCTTTAGGACACGAAGGATACAATGGTACTCTTGCTCGCTCGGCCGCTGATAACTTTTTCTTACAACACCCCTTGGTCCCAACATTCTCATCCACATCCACATTTGTTGTAACATTCTCATCCACATCCACACCTGCTGTAACATTCTCATCCACATCAACTCCTCCTGTGACATTCACATCCATATCGATAGCAGATGTAACATTCCCATCCACATCCACACCTACTGTAACATTCCCATCCATAACTGCTGTAGTGTTATCCCTATGTCTTGACCGTGCTGCTACTGAGCTTTCACCATGATGACGCCATGTTGTATACGTCAAACAAATACCATATTTGAGCAAATGCAATGATATCTCACTAAGTGAAACTAAACCTTTACCATTCATACAATTTCGACAAGGACATGAAAATAAAACCCTCCCACCACCATTATTCTTGGCAAACTGTATAAATGACCTCACACCTTGTATGTATTCACCAGACTTACGGTCACACTTCATCCATTTCTTGTTCTCATCAGATGACATATTACCCTTCAAAATAGACTTTATAGGATCAAACCAAGTACTTAGTCCTAGTGGTGGGTTTGCCGAAGCCCTCATGAAAACAacagaaacatcctctcaacGAGGAGAGGATGGTCTACAAGTAGTTCATAGAaaacatattacaaagaaaacagagttcatacaTATGGTCTACAAGTAGTTCATAGAAAAcagattacaaagaaaacagGTTGTCGAAGCTCTGGCCAAATAACTTCACATGCTAGattacataaaacaccataatcttAACATGCtataaagaaaaaattaattcatattaattgaaaccctaaaactgaaattaaacaaatcaattcatactaattgaaaacctaaaaataaaattaaaaaaaaatcaattcatactaattgaaattaaacaaatcAATTCTTATACCTTCAACTTCAGCTCTTTGGAGTTTTTCAAAGTTCTTCAGTCTttcaaaccctaacatgaaatcaGAATATCAGTtagtatatatccttcaaatcctaAAACTTGATTTAACAGATGATAAAACAAATACCTTCAAAGTTCTTCAGCTCTTCCACAGATAAAACCCTGAAATAAGAGAAAGAAATCGTATCAAATTTATATcagataaaaataaacctaaaacgaaATCAGAAATAGAAATCATAATAGATTTATCAGatggaaaaaccctaaaattaaaaacccCAATGAAAAAAACAGACgatgattgaatgaataaaaaaaaacaacaacttacGATTGAAATAACAGATCGAGAAATTTGAATACTAACTGATTTTCTGATATCTTCTGATCGAGAAATTTGAATACTAACAGATCgagaaatttgaaaaaaaaaacaacaactttcTGGTATCTTCTGATGAGAAACGAAGAGAGAAAGAGagtgaaaaaaatgaaatgaGTGTACTCGATGAAACCCTCATCTCTTCACGAGCTTATCTCTTCAGGGGAGGAATAATACTCTAGCTTAGTGAAATTGGGTGGAAAAAGGGGGCACACGGCTGAATGGCACACGCGCAATAATATCTGTTACCGGCTCTAGTGTCCCCAAGCGTGTGACTGACACACGTAAAAGATTAGCATGTTACTATTCGTAACAGTTTCCCCCTGTTACGAATCTGGAAAAAATTTCGTAACGGCTCCTCCCTGTTACGTCTAGGTTGTAACGGCTATTTGTAACATAAAAGTTTGTAACGGCCCAGCAGCCGTTACAAAATTTAGTTGCAATTCGGGGAAAATGGTGTAGTGCTGGAATGTTTGTATGAGCAAGATGATTTCAGGGTTACAACTGTTTTGAAGGCTGTGAAACAAGATATGGGAAGACTTTATGATGAGTACACCAGCATGTATTCAAATGCCAATGCAGAGGAAGGTGAAATCATTACTTACTATTGATCATCATTAGTTCATTACTTAATATTGCTTATCTGCTTTTTATCATTACTTACTATTGATTTTTCTGATGTCTTAGGTATTGGGTCAACAGCTGCTGCTGGTGTTGATGACATGGTTGTTTCTGTGCAAGAAGAGAACATTGaggatatgcttgaatcaaggaagaAAAGGCGAAGAATGGATGTTCATAGTACTAATACAAAGTCAGAACTTGAAAGGTATTTGCTTGATGACTGTGAAGCGTCTACCAGGGAGTTTGATATTATGGCAtggtggcaggctaatagtaCCAAGTACAAGGTGCTATCACTTATGGCGAAGGATATTTTGGCAATACCAGTGTCTTCTGTTGCATCAGAATCTGCATTCAGTACCGGAAAGTGCATTCTTACCCCATGGAGAAGCTCGCTATCTGCCAGGACAGTTGAAGCACTTCTCTGTACGCAAATCTGGTTGCAGAaacctatctctcttgattttctGTGTGACTATGTACCAGATGACAATTCCAACATTGAAGATGGTAATAGAATCTCTTCTCTTTTGACTTGAAATTTGAATGAATGTTATCTTCTTTTATCTGTTAGATGCAGACTTCATTGAATATATTTGAATatttcttctttgcattcttgtTGCAGACATTTTGGGAAAGGATGAAGATTAAGGGGATGATTGGCTTGAGAGATGGATGGACTGCAATCTTTTACTGGTCTGctacttgagaaatgaagatcaaatggatgGCTCTTTTTCTTTTACTGGCAACTCTTTATGCTACTTTCTTTTTAACTTTGGTTTCATCAGACTTTTTGGTTAATCTTTAGACTTAATCTTTGgtcaacttgtttgtgaacttcaacTCTGTTTTTAATCTGTAGACTATGGTTATCTTGTCAAGACTTAAGTATGGAATGTAGCATCAGTTTATTAGAATTTCAGAAATTCATAATGTATTTATGTACAGGTGCAGGGTATAGGtgaaaaccgaaccgaaccgaaccgtaaCTGAATAGTAACGGTGCGGTTAAAAACCGAACCGAATACTAAACAGTTCGGCTGCGGTTTTAATTGTGATAACCGCACCGAACACAGTTAGGTGAACGGTTTTAGctataaccgcaccgaaccgaaccGTGTGTAGGCCTAATGGCTATGCCACTGACGTGAGCAGAACGTTTGTTATTCCAGATAAGCTCATTCTGCGACCAGAAGCTGAACTGCTGAAGTAATTTCTGCTTTGTCATAAATGAAAAACAAAGTTGTTTTGTTTTTACAAGTCATTACGAGCGTTTAGATGTCAGAAACAAAAGTATTTTCACATTAGTCAATCTCAAgaattagaagcaaaatagttttccttaaaaaaaataaGTTAACGTTTTGGCTTCTTTGTTCGAATTTTGACCCACCCTaaatagggctgcacatgggacgggacggtacgGGTTTTTTCCTAGCTCAGTACCTATACCTCCTTATggtcggtacctgtaccttgtacttgTACTTGTACCTGTGAAGTACGGGAAGGGACCTGTATCCGTTTAACTCGGTACGAGACGGGACGGGATCGGTTCTTTACTTGTAGCAATTGTAAAAAAAAGAATGCAGGGTAGATCATCCCATTATATTCAGTTGTTACCATGTGCCACATATCTAATACCGTCACATTATTATGAAGCTCAAAATTTGCTTAATCTCGCAGTTGTTTAACTCTTTGTCGTATACAGAGATTCAGATGTGGCCAAGTCCTTAAAATGTTTTCCTATCATCCACCTAGATAGCATAATTAAGCATCACTACATGAACTAGGAAGTACGTACACCATTTTTAGCTGAGCAGAAACATCTAAGTTCTGCCAACAAAGTGTATTCTAACTTAATTATATTCAATTCTGTACATGGCAAAGCCTCCATGGTTAAAAATTAATCTTAATATTTCTATTGTAGTTACTGTGTAGTAAAGACGTCACTGGGTGATCAATTATCTTCCATCCATTAAGTGCATACGCATGCAGATTTTTCGTAGTTGCAGGCTTGCAGCAGTATGCGCCTACGCGGTGATACTCTTCAAATTGTGGTTCTCTCTCTCTCCATATTCAAGAGATCGGTATTACGGGATGGGAAGGGACGGGAATAGCCTAGAACCGTTACTTGTACCTATTCTAGACACGGTACCagtttttggtacttgtacctgtcccatcTGACTACGGTACCGGTACGGTTCCTGCGGTTCAGGTACGGTTCCACGGGACGTGACGGTTCATGTGCAGCCCTAACCCTAAcctccaattttttttcttccgaaAGTCGAAAAACTATTTTTTAAAGAAGTACCCTCTTAATCCTCAAACTAACTTTCTACTGTTCGACTAAATTCATTCTGCAACTAGAAGCTGAAGTGATTTCGctttttcaaaaatgaaaaacaaagttGTTGTGGttcacataaaattatttttttcttctagattCATTATGGGAATTTGGTTGCCAAAAGCAGAAGCACTTCTACATTAGTCGATCACATAAATTAGAAGCAAAATAAATTTTACTTTTTATTGGCTTCTCGAGATCAATTTCAAATTTTGTTCcacttatttttttcttctaaaagttGAGAAGTTCCTTCCTAAAGATGTATCCTCTATATTTCCAAACTAACTTTCTATCTTTCGACTAAATTAAATCGAAATCCAAAATCCAACTGAATCGCCCTTCtcattttaatttgatttttaacTTTTCGACTAAACTAAGTTGAGAAACTACTTTTAtacattttatttttactccatTTTACCTTTGATCATGGCTATGCCATTGAGCGTAACGTTTGTTATTCCAGATAAGCTCATTCTGCAACCAGAAGCTGAACTGCTGAAGTGATTTCTGCTTTGTCATAAATGAAAAACAAAGTTGTTTTGCTTCAAATAAAATTACTTTTTTTTGCTTCTACAAGTCATTACGAGCGTTTGGATGtcagaaacaaaaatatttccaCATTAGTCAATCTCAAGAGTCAGAACCAAAATAATTTTCCTTAAAAATTTATTTTAACGTTTTGGCTTATTTGTTCGAATTTTGATCCACCCTAAcctccaattttttttcttccgaaAGTCGAAAAACTACTTTTCAAAGAAGTACCCTCTTAATCCTCAAACTAActttctacttttcgactaaaTTCATTCTGCAACTAGAAGCTGAAGTGATTTCGctttttcaaaaatgaaaaacaaagttGTTGTGGTTCacataaaattattatttgcttTTAGATTCTTTATGGGCGTTTGGTTGCCAAAAGCAGAAGCACTTCTACATTAATCGATCACATAAGTTAGAAGCAAAACAAttttactttataaaaaaaattaactttttggcTTCCCGAGATCATTTTCAAAGTTGAGAAGTTCCTTCCTAAAAATGTACCCTCTTAATTTCCaaactaattttatatctttcgaCTAAATTAAATCGAAATCCAAAATCCAACCACCCTTcttattttaatttgatttttaacTTTTCGACTAAACTAAGTTGAGAAACTACTTCTCTCTTCTGGCATCCAAACACCCTCTTATTTCCCACTCAGATGAGAAAGCATATAGGACTACACTAAATTGAACAAATGAAAGCAACAAAAGAAACATGCCGTATATAGACGGCTACAAATCAAAACCTTAGCAGctaagaaaaccaaaacaaaacttAAACTAGTAATGCTAATTGATTGCCGGCATCCCCTAATTTGctagctacaaaaaaaaaaaaaaaaaactaacttt
This DNA window, taken from Papaver somniferum cultivar HN1 chromosome 3, ASM357369v1, whole genome shotgun sequence, encodes the following:
- the LOC113359345 gene encoding uncharacterized protein LOC113359345, which gives rise to MSSDENKKWMKCDRKSGEYIQGVRSFIQFAKNNGGGRVLFSCPCRNCMNGKGLVSLSEISLHLLKYGICLTYTTWRHHGESSVAARSRHRDNTTAVMDGNVTVGVDVDGNVTSAIDMDVNVTGGVDVDENVTAGVDVDENVTTNVDVDENVGTKGCCKKKLSAAERARVPLYPSCPKGKSALYVAIMVNNIKTQYAISDNGMTAMLELIKELLPEENTLPSKFPDVKKIIQELGMDYVTYDACVNDCILYWKNKSSLLKCPVCQEPRAQKDINVMRHPVDSSAWRCADSFFPEFSKEARNVTLGIATDGFNPNGCFGLNYSCWPVILCPYNLPPSMGMKREFSMLCLLISGPRAPGKDIDVYLQPLIEELKELWNDGVMTFDSFTGSEFLMRARLLWAIHDFPALGTLSRCVTHGYFSCPSCGEETDAEWLPYSKKLCYMVHRRWLPTKHKFRDDKTNFSGGVEHGKAPWTLT